A genome region from Deinococcus sp. KNUC1210 includes the following:
- the gltX gene encoding glutamate--tRNA ligase: MSQPVVTRIAPSPTGDPHVGTAYQALYNSVFARQHGGKFVVRLEDTDRNRYNAASEGRILDMLDWLAGAWSGIEPDASPRREDEFGPYIQSQRAGMHRQYAEQLLESGAAYRAFDTPEELDERRKAAEARKDSHLGYDRRDRALSREESDRRAAAGEAFVIRLAAPLEGETVVRDRLRGDVVFQNADLDDKVLLKRDGFPTYHLAAMVDDHLMNVTHVIRAEEWLTSTPIHKLILAGLGWNEPEWIHTPWLLSAGGKKYSKRRGDPSVEDFRRMGILPEALLNYLGMMGWSMPNGEEVFSPDDMVQHFTWERVSLGGSTFDVTKLKWLNGKYIREVLTPDMVAARLQAFRDEYDSAPAVPNDASFQAVVAMMLPRFETLAEFWEKTPYFFSETYTVTDKAQKLIEDGRELLPSVRAALEALPNFAHDTTEAALRTLAETLGLKPGKIMQPLRAAVAGTSESPGMFEMLEAMGKERVLARIDRVLA; encoded by the coding sequence ATGTCTCAGCCAGTCGTGACCCGTATCGCCCCCAGCCCGACCGGAGACCCACATGTGGGCACCGCGTATCAGGCGCTCTATAACTCGGTGTTTGCTCGCCAGCACGGCGGGAAGTTCGTCGTGCGGCTCGAAGATACCGATAGAAACCGCTACAACGCCGCTTCAGAAGGCCGCATCCTCGACATGCTCGACTGGCTGGCAGGTGCCTGGAGCGGCATCGAGCCGGATGCCAGCCCGCGCCGCGAGGACGAATTCGGCCCCTATATCCAGTCGCAGCGTGCGGGCATGCACCGCCAGTACGCCGAGCAACTGCTGGAGAGCGGCGCGGCGTACCGGGCCTTCGACACGCCCGAGGAACTCGACGAACGGCGCAAGGCAGCCGAGGCCCGCAAGGACAGTCATCTGGGCTATGACCGCCGTGACCGCGCACTCTCCCGCGAGGAATCCGACCGACGGGCGGCGGCGGGGGAAGCGTTCGTAATTCGGCTGGCTGCCCCGCTGGAGGGCGAAACCGTGGTGCGCGACCGGCTACGCGGCGACGTGGTGTTTCAGAATGCCGACCTCGATGACAAGGTGTTGCTCAAGCGCGATGGTTTTCCCACCTATCACCTCGCGGCAATGGTGGACGACCATCTGATGAACGTCACACACGTCATCCGTGCCGAGGAGTGGCTGACCAGCACCCCCATTCACAAGCTGATTCTGGCGGGGCTGGGCTGGAACGAACCCGAGTGGATTCACACGCCCTGGTTGCTGAGCGCTGGCGGCAAGAAGTACAGCAAGCGCCGGGGTGATCCGTCGGTCGAGGACTTCCGGCGCATGGGCATTCTGCCGGAAGCGCTGCTGAATTACCTGGGCATGATGGGCTGGAGTATGCCGAACGGGGAAGAGGTATTCAGTCCTGACGACATGGTGCAGCACTTCACCTGGGAGCGCGTGTCGCTGGGCGGCAGCACCTTCGACGTGACCAAGCTGAAATGGCTGAACGGCAAATACATCCGCGAGGTGCTGACCCCGGACATGGTGGCGGCCCGCCTGCAGGCCTTCCGTGACGAGTACGACAGCGCCCCCGCCGTGCCGAACGACGCCTCCTTTCAGGCGGTGGTCGCCATGATGCTGCCGCGCTTCGAGACGCTGGCCGAATTCTGGGAGAAGACGCCGTACTTTTTCAGCGAAACCTACACCGTCACCGACAAGGCGCAGAAGTTGATCGAAGACGGGCGTGAGCTGCTGCCCAGCGTTCGCGCCGCGCTGGAAGCCTTGCCCAACTTCGCCCACGACACCACCGAGGCCGCGCTCCGGACGCTGGCCGAAACCCTGGGCCTGAAACCCGGCAAGATCATGCAGCCCCTGCGAGCCGCCGTCGCGGGCACCAGCGAAAGCCCCGGCATGTTCGAGATGCTGGAAGCCATGGGCAAAGAGCGCGTGCTGGCCCGGATTGACCGGGTGCTGGCATAA
- a CDS encoding GNAT family N-acetyltransferase — translation MHPLDNPFWHALGGPQQSWNEETGLARRYQRDVAPFAALHDTSEQAWADLGKLLGPGGGAALFSPLALQVPDRLTVRTRFPLLQMVLDGAAGEAPAQTGEVVPLQSSDAAAMRQLVGLTRPGPFSARTPELGRYVGVWEHGELIALAGERARLPGYCEVSAVCVHPQAQGRGLGAAVVQRVIEGIQARGEVPFLHVVPENVAAKKLYLRLGFDERTELVGTVVEQGA, via the coding sequence ATGCATCCGCTCGACAATCCGTTCTGGCACGCCCTGGGTGGCCCGCAGCAGTCATGGAACGAGGAAACCGGGCTGGCCCGCCGCTACCAGCGAGACGTGGCCCCGTTCGCTGCGCTGCACGACACGTCCGAGCAGGCATGGGCCGATCTGGGGAAGCTGCTGGGGCCGGGCGGCGGAGCGGCACTGTTCAGCCCGCTGGCTCTTCAGGTGCCTGACCGCTTGACCGTTCGCACGAGGTTTCCGCTGCTTCAGATGGTGCTGGACGGTGCGGCCGGTGAGGCCCCAGCCCAGACCGGTGAAGTCGTGCCCCTTCAGAGCAGCGACGCAGCGGCGATGCGGCAGCTCGTCGGACTGACACGCCCCGGCCCGTTCAGCGCCAGAACACCGGAACTGGGCCGGTACGTGGGCGTGTGGGAACACGGCGAATTGATCGCGCTGGCAGGCGAACGCGCCCGGCTGCCCGGTTACTGCGAGGTCAGCGCGGTGTGCGTTCACCCGCAGGCGCAGGGACGCGGGCTGGGAGCTGCGGTGGTGCAGCGCGTGATCGAGGGCATTCAGGCAAGGGGCGAGGTGCCGTTTCTGCATGTTGTGCCGGAGAATGTGGCCGCGAAGAAGCTGTATCTGCGGCTGGGATTTGACGAGCGGACGGAACTGGTGGGAACGGTGGTGGAGCAGGGGGCGTGA
- a CDS encoding HAD family phosphatase, whose amino-acid sequence MTFPYSAVLFDLDGVLVDSEVLANRVWVDLLAEHGLLFTHQEFMARSVGRTYPVLYHELHRDFGWTPPEGFAARNDAALAAAFTEVPVIEGAGETLRALHAAGVPLAVASNSRRDRLDLKLSASGLAALVGDHAYDSEQVGGRGKPLPDLYQHAAQALGVDVRRCLVIEDSATGVQAGAAAGATVWGLLAGGHVHESLSQELLAAGATRIIASHAELRAALNLD is encoded by the coding sequence GTGACGTTTCCTTACTCTGCTGTTCTCTTCGACCTCGACGGGGTGCTGGTCGATTCCGAAGTGCTCGCCAACCGTGTGTGGGTCGACCTGCTGGCCGAACATGGGCTGCTGTTCACCCACCAGGAGTTCATGGCCCGCTCGGTGGGCCGCACCTACCCGGTGTTGTATCACGAGCTGCACCGCGACTTCGGCTGGACGCCCCCGGAAGGCTTCGCGGCCCGTAACGACGCGGCGCTGGCAGCAGCCTTCACAGAGGTTCCGGTCATCGAGGGAGCAGGGGAGACGCTGCGGGCGCTGCATGCGGCGGGCGTGCCGCTGGCAGTGGCGAGCAATTCTCGCCGCGACCGTCTCGATCTGAAGCTCAGCGCGTCGGGGCTGGCGGCCCTGGTGGGCGATCATGCCTACGACTCCGAGCAGGTGGGCGGACGTGGCAAACCGCTGCCCGACCTGTACCAGCACGCAGCTCAGGCCCTCGGCGTGGACGTGAGGCGCTGCCTGGTCATCGAGGACAGTGCGACGGGTGTTCAGGCCGGGGCAGCGGCAGGCGCGACTGTCTGGGGCCTGCTGGCTGGCGGCCACGTCCATGAATCGCTGTCTCAGGAACTGCTGGCAGCCGGAGCCACGCGCATCATCGCCAGCCACGCCGAACTGCGGGCCGCCCTGAATCTCGATTAG
- a CDS encoding SDR family oxidoreductase, whose product MTQDSGQARQTVAVLGAGGGVGRQVVHQLVQAGDTVRALVRQQEQADALDALGAVSVLGDLSGDWEAVLDGATAVIWAAGAGTSGQFQQIDGEALMRVADRLSAGGPRRLIVVSSMGVDRPEQMPPFLNAVLRVKAVSDAHVQASGLEFTIVRPGGLTNETGTGQVAVGLPAPRGMISREDVAAVVIACLRDSRSIGKTFEVVGGTEAIQEALERVE is encoded by the coding sequence ATGACACAGGACAGCGGGCAGGCCCGGCAGACGGTGGCGGTGCTGGGCGCAGGCGGGGGCGTGGGGCGACAGGTCGTGCATCAGCTTGTTCAGGCTGGTGACACCGTGCGGGCGCTGGTTCGCCAGCAGGAGCAGGCCGACGCGCTCGATGCCCTGGGAGCCGTATCGGTGCTGGGCGACCTGAGCGGCGACTGGGAAGCGGTGCTCGACGGAGCAACAGCGGTGATCTGGGCGGCAGGCGCGGGCACCAGCGGGCAGTTTCAGCAGATCGACGGTGAAGCCCTGATGCGGGTCGCAGACCGCCTGAGCGCGGGCGGGCCGCGCCGCCTGATCGTGGTGAGCAGCATGGGTGTGGATCGCCCGGAGCAGATGCCGCCGTTTCTGAATGCTGTCCTGCGGGTCAAGGCCGTCTCAGACGCGCATGTGCAGGCGAGCGGACTGGAATTCACCATCGTGCGCCCCGGAGGTCTGACGAATGAGACAGGCACCGGACAGGTCGCGGTGGGGCTGCCTGCGCCGAGAGGCATGATTTCCCGCGAAGACGTGGCGGCTGTGGTGATCGCCTGCCTGCGCGACAGCCGCAGCATCGGGAAGACGTTCGAGGTGGTGGGGGGCACGGAGGCGATTCAGGAGGCGCTGGAACGGGTGGAATAA
- a CDS encoding BMP family protein, producing the protein MKKMLTIGMIAAAAAASVAFAQTQVRVGMAYDAGGKFDKSFNESAYNGALRAVKTLGIQEKDFEPSDPSQVVQGIRAFATDGFDLTIGVGFNNNASITQVAKENPDLYFGLIDDVSPASNVASLTFKEEEGSYLVGYLAAMNTATGVVGFIGGMDIPLIHKFEAGYTAGAKAAKPGIKVVAQYVGTTPDAWNNPGKAKEIASGMRAKGADIIFSAAGASGKGLQDYIKQVQCIKGNQLPAGVKFSSDNFAKVPKAAGYAAACAGNTRPMFFIGVDSDQNYLGDFDGKPSTMNHGLTSMMKRVDNAVYALISDVKGGKFKGGQRVFGLKENGVGYAVDQYNKALITSTQIAKVEAVKQAIIAGKVTVPSK; encoded by the coding sequence ATGAAGAAAATGCTGACGATTGGCATGATTGCCGCCGCCGCTGCCGCCAGTGTGGCGTTTGCCCAGACCCAGGTTCGTGTGGGCATGGCCTACGACGCGGGTGGCAAGTTCGACAAGAGCTTCAATGAGAGTGCGTACAACGGTGCGCTCCGCGCCGTCAAAACCCTGGGTATCCAGGAGAAGGACTTCGAGCCGTCCGATCCCAGCCAGGTGGTACAGGGCATCCGTGCCTTCGCCACCGACGGCTTTGACCTGACCATCGGCGTGGGCTTCAACAACAACGCCAGCATCACCCAGGTCGCCAAGGAAAACCCTGACCTGTACTTCGGCCTGATCGACGACGTGTCGCCTGCCTCCAACGTCGCTTCTCTCACCTTCAAGGAAGAAGAGGGCAGCTACCTGGTCGGCTACCTCGCGGCCATGAACACCGCCACGGGCGTGGTCGGCTTTATCGGCGGCATGGACATTCCGCTGATCCACAAGTTCGAGGCGGGCTACACCGCCGGAGCCAAGGCTGCCAAGCCCGGCATCAAGGTGGTGGCGCAGTATGTGGGCACCACCCCCGACGCCTGGAACAACCCCGGCAAGGCCAAGGAAATCGCCTCGGGCATGCGTGCCAAGGGCGCCGACATCATCTTCTCGGCGGCGGGCGCGAGCGGTAAGGGCCTCCAGGACTACATCAAGCAGGTGCAGTGCATCAAGGGCAACCAGCTGCCCGCAGGTGTGAAGTTCAGCAGCGATAACTTCGCCAAGGTGCCCAAGGCCGCCGGATACGCTGCCGCGTGTGCTGGCAACACCCGCCCGATGTTCTTCATCGGTGTGGACAGCGACCAGAACTACCTGGGCGATTTCGACGGCAAGCCCAGCACCATGAACCACGGCCTCACCAGCATGATGAAGCGCGTGGACAATGCCGTGTACGCGCTGATCAGTGACGTGAAGGGCGGCAAGTTCAAGGGCGGCCAGCGCGTCTTCGGCCTGAAGGAAAACGGCGTGGGCTACGCGGTCGATCAGTACAACAAGGCCCTGATCACCAGCACCCAGATCGCCAAGGTCGAGGCGGTCAAGCAGGCGATCATCGCGGGTAAGGTCACCGTTCCCAGCAAGTAA
- a CDS encoding Asp23/Gls24 family envelope stress response protein, whose translation MHLEISKNVLMDIAASTVERISGLEIAAAPIKASEVLRPTSGGWQQAGSRRPRALRVSREGNQVSVELGLNIEYGKSLVSVSQKVQQAVTENIELMTGLKVRAVNITVQGLTLPPAPSKAGA comes from the coding sequence ATGCATCTGGAAATCAGCAAAAACGTCCTGATGGACATCGCCGCGAGTACCGTCGAACGCATCAGCGGCCTGGAAATCGCCGCCGCTCCGATCAAGGCCAGCGAGGTGCTGCGGCCCACCTCCGGCGGCTGGCAGCAGGCCGGATCGCGCCGCCCGCGTGCCCTGCGCGTCAGCCGCGAGGGCAACCAGGTCAGTGTCGAACTGGGCCTGAACATCGAATACGGCAAGAGCCTGGTGAGCGTGTCTCAGAAGGTGCAGCAGGCCGTGACCGAGAACATCGAACTGATGACCGGGCTGAAGGTCCGGGCCGTCAACATCACCGTTCAGGGCCTGACGCTGCCGCCCGCACCCAGCAAGGCAGGGGCCTGA
- the nusB gene encoding transcription antitermination factor NusB, producing the protein MTRRRDKAAVPVGNRRAAREFAFRVLFEASQGDIPLTLARSRAEGNMREGDDTHTPLSGEALSFAGELLDAMEQHRSEVDELLRRTIRGWSFETMAQTDLNVMRLAALEMVWLNAPHPPVIESAVRIARKYGGDDSGKFVNGVLASLSRAQDSAR; encoded by the coding sequence ATGACCCGCCGCCGAGACAAGGCCGCCGTACCGGTGGGCAACCGCCGCGCCGCCCGCGAATTCGCCTTTCGGGTGCTGTTCGAGGCGTCGCAGGGCGACATTCCGCTGACGCTCGCCCGCAGCCGCGCCGAGGGCAACATGCGCGAGGGCGACGACACCCACACCCCGCTGTCGGGCGAGGCCCTGAGCTTCGCGGGCGAGCTGCTGGACGCCATGGAGCAGCACCGCTCCGAGGTCGATGAGCTGCTGCGCCGCACCATTCGCGGCTGGAGTTTCGAGACGATGGCCCAGACCGACCTCAACGTGATGAGGCTGGCTGCACTCGAAATGGTGTGGCTGAACGCTCCGCATCCCCCGGTCATCGAGTCGGCGGTGCGGATCGCCCGCAAGTACGGCGGCGACGATTCGGGCAAGTTCGTCAACGGCGTGCTGGCGAGTCTGTCCCGCGCCCAGGATTCCGCACGCTAG
- a CDS encoding divergent PAP2 family protein encodes MSSLAELLGNRWLWSAVLAMLFAQVVKVLLILLLTRRWEPEKLLETGGMPSSHSAFVVALTTGMALSQGLGSPLFAACAVFSMIVMYDATGVRRSSGLQARLLNELLEELRAALRENFAPKPLRVLLGHTYLEVVAGLLVGVLAGFTAFRWIP; translated from the coding sequence GTGTCGTCGTTGGCTGAACTGCTGGGCAACCGCTGGCTGTGGTCGGCGGTCCTGGCGATGCTCTTTGCTCAGGTGGTGAAGGTGCTGCTGATCCTGCTGCTGACGCGCCGCTGGGAGCCCGAGAAGCTGCTGGAAACGGGTGGCATGCCCAGCAGTCACAGCGCCTTCGTGGTGGCCCTGACCACCGGCATGGCCCTGAGCCAGGGGCTCGGCAGTCCGCTGTTCGCCGCCTGCGCGGTCTTTTCGATGATCGTGATGTACGACGCGACGGGGGTGCGGCGCTCCAGCGGGCTCCAGGCACGGCTGCTGAACGAACTGCTGGAAGAACTGCGCGCCGCCCTGCGTGAAAATTTTGCACCCAAACCGCTGCGAGTGCTGCTCGGGCACACGTATCTGGAGGTCGTCGCGGGCCTGCTGGTCGGCGTGCTGGCGGGCTTCACGGCTTTTCGCTGGATTCCCTGA
- the smpB gene encoding SsrA-binding protein SmpB, whose product MRPVYTNRRAHFEYELLERYEAGIVLTGSEVKSIRAGGVDFRDAYARLYGGNLELEGLYVPEYTQATYNNHTPRRTRRLLMHRQEIEKIRRSLTQKGLTLVPTRLYLKEGRFKVELAIGRGKKLHDKRRAEADKQARREMREA is encoded by the coding sequence ATGCGCCCCGTGTACACGAATCGCCGCGCTCATTTTGAATATGAACTGCTGGAGCGCTACGAAGCGGGCATCGTCCTGACGGGCAGCGAGGTCAAGAGCATCCGGGCCGGAGGCGTCGATTTCCGTGACGCCTATGCGCGGCTGTATGGCGGCAATCTGGAACTGGAAGGGCTGTACGTGCCCGAATACACCCAGGCGACCTACAACAACCACACGCCGCGCCGCACCCGCCGCCTGCTGATGCACCGCCAGGAGATCGAGAAGATCCGCCGCTCGCTGACCCAGAAGGGGCTGACGCTCGTTCCCACCCGGCTGTACCTGAAAGAGGGCCGCTTCAAGGTCGAACTCGCCATCGGGCGCGGCAAGAAGCTGCACGACAAGCGCCGCGCCGAGGCCGACAAACAGGCACGCCGCGAGATGCGGGAAGCATGA
- a CDS encoding N-acetylmuramoyl-L-alanine amidase: protein MNGSSLILRRSVRFWGRAGLISLVAWAGLAGAQYAFSALNLAGRTAQSVTLYGAEYAGQSTLSRLLSVSEAGGVAYVVGLGHTLLLPIDEDNQRATTDFNTVQLDAERVKARTATRLDGKLLLPLDTLARGLGASYTPGNFTVPAVQLSGVSSLAGAKSDRVVFDLTRNVTVREELIGGSLRLTLVGAAAQTRNYTTRGAFMPRVQVTAGAGGAAVTVPLPAHSGYQLFTVQRPSGARVVLDLGPGLPLNVPALVAELRKPLIVLDPAGQPGTGQDVTLEVARNAAELLSRAGWQVRLTRDTAHSPDVTLRQDLARQSDVFVSLDLGRFPNAARKGVTVYEAAGQAPSQIISAYRQAQGAPLVSAAVSDAAESRRLSDLLRGELKTGGLSAQQEPQSRLLLLGEAPHAALLLELGWPQNSADQQRLSNAAQNTQMAQALARAVATYLTARANGGPS from the coding sequence ATGAACGGCTCCTCGCTGATCCTGCGCCGCTCCGTCCGCTTCTGGGGCCGGGCCGGGCTGATCTCGCTGGTGGCCTGGGCCGGGCTGGCTGGCGCACAGTACGCCTTCAGTGCGCTGAATCTGGCGGGCCGCACCGCGCAGTCGGTCACGCTCTACGGCGCCGAATATGCCGGCCAGTCCACGCTGTCCCGCCTGCTCAGTGTCAGCGAAGCGGGCGGCGTCGCGTATGTGGTGGGCCTGGGCCACACGCTGCTGCTGCCCATCGACGAGGACAACCAGCGGGCCACCACCGACTTCAATACCGTTCAGCTCGATGCCGAGCGCGTCAAGGCGCGGACCGCCACCCGGCTGGACGGCAAGCTGCTGTTGCCGCTCGATACGCTGGCGCGTGGCCTGGGAGCCAGCTACACCCCCGGCAATTTCACCGTTCCCGCGGTGCAGCTCAGCGGCGTGTCGTCGCTGGCGGGCGCGAAGAGTGACCGGGTGGTCTTCGATCTGACCAGAAACGTGACGGTGCGCGAGGAACTGATCGGCGGCTCGCTGCGGCTCACCCTGGTGGGCGCAGCGGCGCAGACGCGCAATTACACCACCAGGGGTGCCTTCATGCCGCGGGTGCAGGTCACGGCCGGAGCGGGTGGTGCCGCCGTGACGGTGCCGCTGCCGGCCCATTCCGGCTATCAGCTCTTCACGGTGCAGCGGCCCAGCGGCGCACGGGTGGTCCTCGACCTGGGGCCGGGCCTGCCGCTGAACGTACCGGCGCTGGTGGCGGAACTCCGCAAACCGCTGATCGTGCTCGACCCGGCCGGGCAGCCGGGCACCGGCCAGGACGTGACGCTGGAGGTGGCCCGCAACGCCGCCGAACTGCTGAGCAGAGCGGGCTGGCAGGTGCGGCTGACCCGTGACACCGCCCACAGCCCCGACGTGACGCTGCGCCAGGACCTGGCCCGCCAGAGTGACGTGTTCGTCTCGCTCGACCTGGGGCGCTTTCCCAACGCTGCCCGCAAGGGTGTGACCGTCTACGAGGCGGCGGGCCAGGCTCCCTCGCAGATCATCAGCGCGTACCGGCAGGCCCAGGGTGCGCCGCTCGTCAGTGCCGCCGTCAGCGACGCCGCCGAGTCTCGCCGCCTGTCCGACCTGCTGCGCGGCGAACTGAAAACGGGTGGCCTGAGCGCCCAGCAGGAGCCGCAGTCGCGTCTGCTGCTGCTGGGTGAAGCGCCGCACGCCGCGCTGCTGCTGGAACTCGGCTGGCCGCAGAACAGCGCCGATCAGCAGCGGCTCTCGAACGCCGCTCAGAACACTCAGATGGCGCAGGCACTGGCCCGCGCCGTCGCCACCTATCTGACGGCACGCGCCAACGGGGGGCCGTCTTGA
- a CDS encoding GerMN domain-containing protein: MRPLFSMFNAVSLVLLSLCALAYKVVQLPPSTPQPPKLTVGATSGVSVVLYFSDTQVRNFVRQTRTVQVAQNVPGAVAQASVKAWAAGPTGSGAVAVVPSGSAVPRVWLRGDHFLVNLPASYADLNYGASGERMLLCSLVRTLLERRGKDVMFLVNTQNVPTLLGHADLSAPYAREDCADE; the protein is encoded by the coding sequence TTGAGGCCGCTCTTCTCGATGTTCAACGCCGTCTCGCTGGTGCTGCTGTCGCTGTGCGCCCTGGCGTACAAGGTGGTGCAGCTGCCGCCCAGCACGCCGCAGCCGCCGAAACTGACGGTGGGGGCCACCTCGGGCGTGTCGGTGGTGCTGTATTTCAGCGATACCCAGGTTCGCAATTTCGTGCGCCAGACCCGGACGGTCCAGGTGGCCCAGAACGTGCCGGGCGCGGTGGCACAGGCGTCGGTGAAGGCCTGGGCGGCAGGACCGACCGGCAGCGGCGCGGTGGCCGTGGTGCCCAGTGGCAGCGCCGTTCCGCGTGTGTGGCTGCGGGGCGATCACTTCCTGGTCAATCTGCCCGCCAGCTACGCCGACCTGAACTACGGAGCCAGCGGCGAGCGCATGCTGCTGTGCAGTCTGGTCCGGACCCTGCTGGAGCGGCGCGGCAAGGACGTGATGTTTCTGGTCAATACCCAGAACGTCCCCACGCTGCTGGGGCACGCCGATCTGAGCGCGCCCTACGCCCGCGAGGACTGTGCCGATGAATAA
- a CDS encoding AAA family ATPase has protein sequence MITSLSLQGFKSFAALTRLEFGPGVSAVIGPNGSGKSNVVEAIRWVTHNARARELRAARASDLIFHGSGSAGSGRAPLGLAEVQLELRTPAGERVHLARRLYQDGSSEQDIAGRPSRVRDVQAALRGTGLGNGGLAVIGQGEVSGVVQAAGSVLLAHLQEAAGLSRSVAARQDTAARLTEAATHLAQVRLLEAELEQRRARLETAAHSAARHHVLTLDVLAWQDALARARALNAQTELEALRRRVETLGAESAALAQAIQDAAAALDRAREAARIAREEARQHQQALELHQAAVRAAEQSARYLEHLEGERIALEREATALPLIPPPRPRRIWRSFRRRPTPVPVWCSSSPVRPETPNASSTRPAGRTGSRHSRRRRSRPSAARWRARLPAWRPSVRPPRLRWSWPGSSRPSSRRCFSRLKPASRPSVGSAAKRRPERRNWHRCCGPRRRHSQGFGASANVWKAL, from the coding sequence TTGATCACCAGTCTCAGCCTTCAGGGATTCAAATCTTTCGCCGCTCTGACCCGCCTGGAATTTGGGCCGGGCGTGAGCGCGGTGATCGGGCCGAACGGCAGCGGCAAGAGCAACGTGGTCGAGGCGATCCGCTGGGTCACGCACAACGCCCGCGCCCGTGAGCTGCGGGCCGCCCGTGCCAGCGACCTGATCTTTCACGGCAGCGGCAGCGCTGGCAGCGGCCGGGCACCGCTGGGACTGGCCGAGGTGCAGCTCGAACTGCGAACCCCGGCAGGTGAACGCGTGCATCTGGCCCGCCGGCTCTACCAGGACGGCAGCAGCGAGCAGGACATCGCCGGACGTCCGTCCCGCGTGCGCGACGTGCAGGCCGCGCTGCGCGGCACAGGGCTCGGTAACGGCGGTCTGGCGGTCATCGGGCAGGGAGAGGTGAGCGGCGTGGTGCAGGCAGCGGGGAGCGTGCTGCTGGCGCATCTTCAGGAAGCTGCCGGACTGTCGCGCAGCGTGGCGGCCCGCCAGGACACGGCGGCGCGGCTGACAGAGGCGGCGACTCATCTGGCCCAGGTACGGCTGCTGGAGGCCGAGCTGGAGCAGCGCCGGGCGCGGCTGGAAACGGCGGCGCACTCGGCGGCCCGGCACCACGTCCTGACGCTGGACGTGCTGGCCTGGCAGGACGCCCTGGCCCGCGCCCGCGCCCTGAACGCCCAGACCGAACTGGAAGCGCTGCGCCGCAGGGTCGAGACGCTCGGGGCGGAGTCGGCGGCGCTGGCACAGGCGATTCAGGACGCGGCAGCGGCGCTCGACCGTGCCCGCGAGGCTGCCAGGATCGCCCGTGAAGAGGCCAGGCAGCATCAGCAGGCGCTGGAACTGCATCAGGCCGCTGTCCGGGCTGCCGAGCAGTCGGCGCGGTATCTGGAGCACCTGGAAGGGGAACGGATTGCCCTCGAACGCGAGGCCACCGCCCTGCCGCTCATACCCCCGCCGAGGCCGCGCCGGATCTGGCGCAGCTTCAGGCGCAGGCCGACGCCAGTGCCCGTCTGGTGCAGCAGCTCACCCGTCAGACCAGAGACGCCGAACGCCAGCTCGACGCGGCCCGCCGGGCGCACGGGCAGCAGGCACAGCAGGCGGCGGCGCAGCAGGCCGAGCGCGGCACGCTGGAGGGCGAGGCTGCCCGCCTGGAGGCCGAGCGTCAGGCCGCCGAGACTGCGCTGGAGCTGGCCCGGCAGTTCGAGGCCCAGCAGCAGGCGCTGCTTCAGCCGCTTGAAGCCCGCCAGCAGGCCCTCGGTGGGCAGCGCGGCGAAGCGCAGGCCAGAACGCAGGAACTGGCATCGGTGCTGCGGGCCGCGCAGGCGTCACTCGCAGGGCTTCGGCGCGAGCGCGAACGTCTGGAAGGCACTCTGA
- a CDS encoding AAA family ATPase — translation MNPAAAQELAHEAGRLGALVAEREDAQQAAAELETHLLALEDSEAQATDAAYRRVAQAFTEYSAELLGGEGELVREQEDGGRLTGLRLAVQPRGKRTRNLTLLSTGERTMAGLAFLFALGHAPEPGSAASAPGLPLAVLDEVDAPLDEANIRRFTHFLMLFAARGSQFLLVTHQKATMEVATALWGVTTDGSGASRVLSIRQAEDGRVGVPG, via the coding sequence GTGAACCCGGCAGCGGCGCAGGAACTGGCGCACGAGGCCGGGCGGCTGGGTGCGCTGGTCGCCGAACGCGAGGACGCCCAGCAGGCCGCTGCCGAACTGGAAACGCATCTGCTGGCGCTGGAAGACAGTGAAGCGCAGGCCACCGACGCCGCGTATCGCCGGGTAGCGCAGGCGTTTACCGAGTACTCTGCCGAACTGCTGGGCGGCGAGGGCGAACTGGTGCGCGAACAGGAAGACGGCGGCAGACTGACCGGGCTTCGACTGGCGGTTCAGCCCAGAGGCAAGCGCACGCGAAACCTCACGCTGCTCTCGACGGGCGAACGCACGATGGCCGGACTCGCCTTCCTGTTCGCGCTGGGGCACGCGCCCGAGCCTGGCAGCGCGGCGTCGGCTCCCGGTCTGCCGCTGGCCGTCCTCGATGAGGTGGATGCTCCGCTGGACGAGGCCAATATTCGCCGCTTCACACACTTTCTGATGCTGTTCGCGGCGCGGGGTTCTCAGTTCCTGCTGGTCACGCACCAGAAGGCGACGATGGAGGTGGCGACGGCGCTGTGGGGCGTGACCACCGATGGCTCGGGCGCGTCACGGGTGCTGAGCATCCGGCAGGCCGAGGATGGGCGCGTCGGTGTGCCGGGTTAG